A genome region from Natronobeatus ordinarius includes the following:
- a CDS encoding XdhC family protein → MTESSWSVPETEVVQRVHEQLEADGDGTDVLATIVAVEGNAYRRPGAKMLLDAAGTGVGAITAGCLEDELLRAAETVRESGRPELVTYDLMDDDDDVWGLGVGCNGIIDVLLEPLTEAYRPAVEAFDEGQDVAVCTVIEGNGSLTRGDRAYYHPDTDRFETPEADAGSIDEWPVGTLAEPAADLAARGKAATLEVDHEGRTLELFVDGLAAPPELVVFGTGHDVGPVTELAARNDFRVTVVGFRGGVDLEERFPDADRTVTTSPRSLADDLELGERTYAVVMTHNFVDDRLTVETLLETEVPYVGLMGPRERFEEMLEEFAAEGRTFDEADLETLYTPIGLDLGSGSPYGIAHSIVAELLAVHNDRVPRHLSSREGHIHERVELEVEAGE, encoded by the coding sequence ATGACAGAATCCAGCTGGAGCGTACCCGAAACCGAAGTCGTACAGCGCGTCCACGAGCAACTCGAGGCGGACGGCGACGGCACCGACGTCCTCGCGACGATCGTCGCCGTCGAGGGCAACGCCTACCGCCGCCCGGGCGCGAAGATGCTGCTCGACGCCGCGGGGACGGGCGTCGGCGCGATCACCGCCGGCTGTCTCGAGGACGAACTGCTCCGGGCCGCCGAGACGGTCCGCGAGTCCGGCCGACCCGAACTCGTCACCTACGATCTGATGGACGATGACGACGACGTCTGGGGACTCGGCGTCGGCTGTAACGGCATCATCGACGTCTTACTCGAGCCGCTGACCGAGGCCTACCGACCGGCCGTCGAGGCGTTCGACGAGGGCCAAGACGTCGCCGTCTGTACCGTCATCGAGGGCAACGGCTCCCTCACTCGCGGCGACCGTGCGTACTATCACCCCGACACGGACCGGTTCGAGACGCCCGAGGCCGACGCTGGCTCGATCGACGAGTGGCCCGTCGGGACGCTCGCTGAGCCCGCAGCCGACCTCGCCGCGCGCGGCAAGGCGGCCACGCTCGAGGTCGACCACGAGGGACGGACGCTCGAGCTCTTCGTCGACGGGCTCGCCGCCCCGCCGGAACTCGTGGTCTTCGGGACGGGTCACGACGTCGGCCCAGTCACGGAACTCGCGGCCAGGAACGACTTCCGGGTGACGGTCGTGGGCTTTCGCGGCGGGGTCGACCTCGAGGAGCGATTCCCCGACGCCGACCGGACCGTCACGACCTCGCCGCGCTCGCTCGCTGACGATCTCGAACTCGGCGAGCGAACTTACGCGGTCGTCATGACCCACAACTTCGTCGACGACCGGCTGACGGTCGAGACCTTGCTCGAGACCGAGGTCCCCTACGTCGGACTGATGGGACCCCGCGAGCGCTTCGAGGAGATGCTCGAGGAGTTCGCGGCCGAAGGGCGGACGTTCGACGAGGCCGACCTCGAGACGCTGTACACGCCGATCGGGCTCGACCTCGGGAGCGGCTCGCCGTACGGCATCGCCCACAGTATCGTCGCCGAACTCCTCGCTGTGCACAACGACCGGGTGCCACGTCACCTCTCCTCGCGAGAGGGACACATCCACGAACGCGTCGAACTCGAGGTCGAAGCCGGCGAGTAA
- a CDS encoding nitrile hydratase accessory protein produces MVANESDADALAALELEGEGDEPPTFHAPWQARAFAVAVALSEDGTYEWPRFQERLVEELERAERTTSGDAEAAEDRYYRGWLAALERLLVEDAVLEAGALSERTRAFTDGDRDASEWVEGDHGHEDGHIHGHEH; encoded by the coding sequence ATGGTCGCCAACGAATCCGACGCAGACGCACTCGCCGCACTCGAGCTCGAGGGCGAGGGCGACGAGCCGCCGACGTTCCACGCGCCCTGGCAGGCCCGCGCGTTCGCCGTCGCCGTTGCCCTCTCCGAGGACGGAACCTACGAGTGGCCCCGATTCCAGGAACGCCTCGTCGAGGAGCTCGAGCGAGCCGAGAGAACGACCTCCGGCGACGCCGAGGCCGCCGAGGACCGCTACTACCGGGGGTGGCTCGCCGCGCTCGAGCGCCTCCTCGTCGAGGACGCCGTCCTCGAGGCCGGCGCGCTGAGCGAACGCACGCGGGCGTTCACCGACGGCGATCGTGACGCGTCGGAGTGGGTCGAAGGGGACCACGGTCACGAAGACGGACATATCCACGGGCACGAGCACTGA
- the nthB gene encoding nitrile hydratase subunit beta, with protein sequence MDGIHDVAGMDGFGPIPYDDGEEETFHERWEGETYAAFVATLGNGFASIDEFRHSIERMPPQLYLESSYYDRWVTALTRLLLENDAIDPDDFAALTEAFEAGEASVPEREDPDLLGELKAGVADAYDSDASTAEPAFAVGDAVVVRNDHPEGHTRCPRYVRRARGEIVADRGTHVLPDARAHGRDEGEPLYQVAFDGEELWGESAEPGLEVTLDLWESYLEPADTTN encoded by the coding sequence ATGGACGGCATACACGACGTCGCCGGGATGGACGGGTTCGGGCCGATCCCATACGACGACGGCGAGGAGGAAACCTTCCACGAACGCTGGGAAGGGGAGACGTACGCGGCGTTCGTCGCGACGCTCGGGAACGGCTTCGCCTCGATCGACGAGTTCCGCCACAGCATCGAACGGATGCCGCCTCAGCTGTACCTCGAGTCGAGCTACTACGACCGGTGGGTGACCGCACTCACCCGGCTGCTGCTCGAGAACGACGCGATCGATCCCGACGACTTCGCGGCCCTGACCGAGGCGTTCGAAGCGGGGGAGGCGAGCGTTCCCGAACGCGAGGACCCCGACCTGCTCGGCGAGTTGAAAGCCGGCGTCGCTGACGCCTACGACTCCGACGCGTCGACCGCGGAGCCGGCGTTCGCGGTCGGCGACGCGGTCGTCGTCCGCAACGACCATCCCGAGGGACACACCCGCTGCCCGCGGTACGTCAGGCGTGCCCGGGGCGAAATCGTCGCCGACCGCGGCACTCACGTCCTCCCCGACGCGCGAGCTCACGGCCGAGACGAGGGCGAGCCGCTCTACCAGGTCGCCTTCGACGGCGAGGAGCTGTGGGGCGAGTCGGCCGAACCCGGCCTCGAGGTCACCCTCGACCTCTGGGAGTCGTACCTCGAGCCCGCCGACACGACTAATTGA
- a CDS encoding APC family permease, with the protein MEPDPPPEAAGTVTEDATRHEGGTELERTIGLTGGLAIGVGTMIGAGIFVFPGLAAGEAGPAAAVSFAIGAVVALLVALPTSELATAMPKSGGGYYFISRGMGAVFGAIVGISLWLGLVFASAFYLVGLGEYAVATLAEAGVPVGGGSLVVLLGIAVGVGLTAMSIGGTENTATLQNVVVAVLLLLLSVFLLYGLLDAVGVFGTETVPEQFAPQGYFPILTTAALVFTSYLGFAQVATVAGEITDPGRNLPLAMVGSVLLVGGFYVLTIFVATSAIGSDALEAAGETAIVEVAREFFGLPGAVAILFAGLLATLSSANASILSASRALYAISRDAIVPPGASRINLRYGTPHVALALVGGPVIVLVGTGQTELLAEVASFLHLVMYGLICVALLVIRREDPDWYEPDFTVPGYPIVPIVGALSSFGLIAFMQPTSQVVGFLVMVGALGWYAYYARDVRLKGGFTDD; encoded by the coding sequence ATGGAGCCCGATCCACCGCCGGAGGCTGCCGGGACCGTCACCGAGGACGCGACCCGCCACGAGGGAGGGACCGAACTCGAGCGGACGATCGGGCTCACCGGCGGCCTCGCGATCGGCGTCGGGACGATGATCGGCGCCGGGATCTTCGTCTTCCCGGGACTGGCCGCGGGGGAGGCGGGGCCGGCCGCCGCGGTGTCGTTCGCGATCGGCGCGGTCGTCGCGTTGCTGGTGGCGCTCCCGACCTCGGAACTGGCGACGGCGATGCCGAAAAGCGGCGGCGGCTACTACTTCATCTCCCGCGGGATGGGCGCGGTCTTCGGGGCGATCGTCGGCATCAGCCTCTGGCTCGGCCTCGTCTTCGCGTCGGCCTTTTACCTCGTCGGGCTGGGCGAGTACGCGGTGGCGACCCTCGCGGAAGCCGGCGTTCCGGTCGGCGGCGGCTCGCTGGTCGTCCTCCTCGGGATCGCCGTCGGCGTCGGGCTGACGGCGATGAGCATCGGCGGGACGGAGAACACGGCGACGCTCCAGAACGTCGTCGTTGCCGTCTTGCTGCTGTTGCTGAGCGTCTTCCTCCTCTACGGCCTCCTCGACGCCGTCGGCGTCTTCGGAACCGAGACGGTTCCCGAGCAGTTCGCCCCGCAGGGGTACTTCCCGATCCTGACGACGGCCGCACTCGTGTTCACCTCCTACCTCGGGTTCGCCCAGGTCGCGACCGTCGCCGGCGAGATCACCGATCCCGGCCGGAACCTGCCGCTGGCGATGGTCGGCTCGGTCCTCCTCGTCGGCGGCTTCTACGTCCTCACCATCTTCGTCGCCACCAGCGCGATCGGCAGCGACGCGCTCGAGGCCGCCGGTGAGACCGCCATCGTCGAGGTCGCCCGCGAGTTCTTCGGGCTCCCCGGCGCGGTCGCCATCCTCTTTGCCGGCCTGCTCGCGACGCTCTCGAGCGCGAACGCGTCGATTCTGTCGGCCTCCCGGGCGCTGTACGCCATCAGCCGCGACGCGATCGTCCCGCCGGGGGCGAGCCGGATCAACTTACGCTACGGCACCCCACACGTCGCGCTGGCGCTGGTCGGCGGCCCCGTCATCGTCCTCGTCGGCACCGGGCAGACGGAGCTGCTCGCCGAGGTCGCCTCCTTTCTCCACCTCGTGATGTACGGGCTGATCTGCGTGGCGCTGCTCGTCATCCGCCGCGAGGACCCCGACTGGTACGAGCCCGACTTCACCGTTCCGGGTTATCCGATCGTTCCGATCGTCGGCGCGCTCTCGAGTTTCGGCCTGATCGCGTTCATGCAGCCGACCTCACAGGTCGTCGGATTTCTGGTCATGGTCGGCGCCCTCGGCTGGTACGCCTATTACGCTCGAGACGTTCGTCTCAAGGGAGGGTTCACCGATGACTGA
- the nthA gene encoding nitrile hydratase subunit alpha, which produces MDDTDAFDVDEHASEHDPQSRARALQSLLVEEELLSSDAVDRIIATYEDEIGPLNGARVVARAWTDPDYREWLLEDAMAAASAVVDVDSDAIDVEVVANSADKHHLVVCTLCSCYPWALLGLPPTWYKTPEYRSRAVKTPRRMLREEFDVDLPGDVEIHVHDSTSELRYMVLPQRPPGTDDLGEEELVELVTRDAMIGVERLGEGA; this is translated from the coding sequence ATGGACGACACAGACGCGTTCGACGTCGACGAGCACGCGAGCGAGCACGACCCGCAGTCGCGGGCGCGCGCCCTCCAGTCGCTGCTGGTCGAGGAGGAGTTGCTCTCGAGCGACGCCGTCGACCGGATCATCGCCACGTACGAAGACGAAATCGGGCCGCTGAACGGTGCCCGCGTCGTCGCCCGGGCGTGGACCGACCCCGACTACCGTGAGTGGCTGCTCGAGGACGCGATGGCCGCCGCGTCGGCCGTCGTCGACGTGGATAGCGACGCGATCGACGTCGAGGTCGTCGCGAATTCGGCCGACAAGCACCACCTCGTCGTCTGCACGCTCTGTTCGTGTTACCCGTGGGCGCTGCTGGGGCTGCCGCCGACGTGGTACAAGACGCCCGAGTACCGCTCGAGAGCGGTCAAGACGCCCCGACGAATGCTTCGCGAGGAGTTCGACGTCGACCTGCCCGGGGACGTCGAGATACACGTCCACGACAGCACCTCCGAGCTCCGGTACATGGTGCTCCCCCAGCGGCCGCCCGGCACCGACGACCTGGGCGAAGAAGAGCTGGTCGAACTCGTAACCAGGGACGCCATGATCGGCGTCGAACGGCTCGGCGAGGGCGCCTGA
- a CDS encoding universal stress protein, whose translation MYQHVLVPTDGSDGTRQAVVHGATIAQRFDSTLHAISIVPEGPYGTLEGEEGEAERDAELAVEQVETEASRKGVETVTEVRRGVPDEEILSYADDHEIDMIVMGTHGRTGLDRVIVGSVTETIVRKAEVPVVTVRVKGQITVPEADDAAELALEVLAEEGYEDASVEDEPHRTSGSWIVPTETDDGRIHVHVDALSGETRLARLDQ comes from the coding sequence ATGTACCAGCACGTTCTCGTTCCGACCGACGGCAGCGACGGGACCCGACAGGCCGTCGTCCACGGCGCGACGATCGCTCAGCGGTTCGACTCGACGCTGCACGCGATCTCGATCGTTCCCGAGGGCCCCTATGGCACGCTCGAAGGCGAAGAAGGGGAGGCCGAACGCGACGCCGAACTGGCGGTCGAGCAGGTCGAGACCGAGGCGAGCCGAAAAGGCGTCGAGACCGTCACCGAGGTCCGGCGCGGGGTCCCCGACGAGGAGATCCTCTCGTACGCCGATGACCACGAGATCGACATGATCGTGATGGGTACTCACGGGCGGACGGGCCTCGACCGCGTCATCGTCGGCAGCGTCACCGAGACGATCGTCCGCAAGGCCGAAGTTCCGGTGGTCACCGTCCGCGTGAAAGGACAGATAACCGTTCCGGAGGCCGACGACGCCGCCGAACTCGCCCTCGAGGTGCTCGCGGAGGAGGGTTACGAGGACGCCTCCGTCGAGGACGAGCCCCACCGAACGAGCGGCTCGTGGATCGTCCCCACCGAGACGGACGACGGCCGAATCCACGTCCACGTCGACGCGCTCTCCGGCGAGACTCGACTCGCGCGGCTCGATCAGTGA
- a CDS encoding universal stress protein, whose protein sequence is MTDVSPHRVLVPVEILRGEAIPEALVDALASVPVVLLGYHEVPEQTAPGQARMQFEEKAQLELETLVGAFEDAGGAVATRLVFTHDPMKTFERVAVELECDAVCLLNPAPTLERVLVPVRGDVNVTHIAELVGAVLAGGDADVTLFHVAFEDDERADGETLLESATATLLEAGVAADRILETVVVDDDPLETIVEVADDHDLVVVGESRPSIRDRIFGDPSETIAAQTISPVLVVRRPYLEMSEDEREERTEELEETADEFETGGR, encoded by the coding sequence ATGACTGACGTCTCACCCCACCGCGTGCTCGTCCCCGTCGAGATCCTCCGCGGGGAGGCTATCCCTGAGGCGCTCGTCGACGCGCTCGCGTCGGTTCCCGTCGTCCTGCTCGGCTACCACGAGGTTCCCGAACAGACCGCGCCCGGGCAGGCGCGCATGCAGTTCGAGGAGAAAGCCCAGCTCGAGCTCGAGACGCTCGTGGGGGCGTTCGAGGACGCCGGTGGGGCGGTCGCGACCCGGCTCGTCTTCACCCACGACCCGATGAAGACGTTCGAACGCGTCGCCGTCGAACTCGAGTGTGACGCCGTCTGCTTGCTCAACCCGGCGCCGACGCTCGAGCGCGTCCTCGTCCCCGTCAGGGGCGACGTCAACGTCACCCACATCGCCGAACTCGTCGGCGCGGTCCTCGCCGGCGGCGACGCCGACGTCACGCTCTTTCACGTCGCGTTCGAGGACGACGAGCGAGCAGACGGGGAGACGCTCCTCGAGTCGGCTACCGCAACGCTGCTCGAGGCGGGCGTCGCCGCCGACCGGATCTTGGAGACGGTGGTCGTCGACGACGACCCGCTCGAGACCATCGTCGAGGTGGCCGACGATCACGACCTCGTCGTCGTCGGCGAGAGTCGTCCCTCCATCCGCGACCGAATCTTCGGCGACCCCTCGGAGACCATCGCCGCACAGACGATCAGCCCGGTGCTCGTCGTGCGTCGGCCCTACCTCGAGATGAGCGAGGACGAACGCGAGGAACGCACCGAGGAACTCGAGGAGACGGCCGACGAGTTCGAAACCGGCGGGAGGTGA